One stretch of Amycolatopsis tolypomycina DNA includes these proteins:
- a CDS encoding DUF1761 domain-containing protein — protein MVISVLVASVVAFVVSAGWYMAFGSVWARLSPAGAAAGPSPWRMGLEFVRTAVLVTAFALLSVDVDGVAGSLGFALAVWAGFPVVILAGSVLHERVPVGLAALHAGDWLVKLTVVAVVLGLWR, from the coding sequence ATGGTGATCTCGGTGCTGGTGGCGTCGGTGGTGGCGTTCGTGGTGAGCGCTGGTTGGTACATGGCGTTCGGGTCGGTCTGGGCTCGCTTGAGCCCTGCGGGTGCTGCTGCTGGGCCGTCTCCGTGGCGGATGGGCTTGGAGTTCGTGCGGACCGCGGTGCTGGTGACTGCTTTCGCGCTGCTGTCTGTGGACGTGGACGGCGTCGCGGGCTCTTTGGGGTTTGCGCTGGCGGTGTGGGCTGGGTTTCCGGTGGTGATTCTTGCCGGCTCGGTGCTGCATGAGCGGGTTCCCGTGGGGCTGGCCGCGCTGCATGCGGGGGACTGGCTGGTGAAGCTCACCGTGGTTGCGGTGGTGCTGGGGTTGTGGCGCTGA
- a CDS encoding 2-keto-4-pentenoate hydratase: MKRERAAELIWDAWLTGKRLDGLPDAARPCDLAEGMAAQAALAELAGPVSGWKIAATTAYARQYLDVPGPLPGAMFARFHHAEGAPVPADTMTMGVAEPEFAFRLKADPGLSPSLAAVLDAVDTMFLAIELPDSRYTDHRHAGGPQLLADAACAGRFVEGRPVPGWRDLDLPRRPVVLHADGEEFSRGSGSLVLGDPRLALHWLAMELPRHGRALRPGDIVTTGTATPPCPIRAGGHVVADFGELGSVEVRFAA, encoded by the coding sequence GTGAAGCGAGAGCGGGCGGCGGAGCTCATCTGGGACGCGTGGCTGACCGGCAAGCGGCTGGACGGCCTCCCGGACGCCGCCCGCCCGTGCGACCTCGCCGAGGGCATGGCGGCGCAGGCGGCGCTCGCCGAGCTGGCCGGGCCGGTGTCCGGCTGGAAGATCGCCGCGACCACGGCGTACGCGCGGCAGTACCTCGACGTCCCCGGGCCGTTGCCGGGCGCGATGTTCGCGCGGTTCCACCACGCCGAGGGTGCCCCGGTGCCGGCCGACACGATGACCATGGGCGTCGCCGAGCCGGAGTTCGCCTTCCGGCTCAAGGCCGACCCGGGGCTGTCGCCTTCGCTGGCCGCGGTGCTCGACGCGGTCGACACGATGTTCCTGGCCATCGAGCTGCCGGACAGCCGCTACACCGACCACCGCCACGCGGGCGGTCCGCAGCTGCTGGCCGACGCGGCGTGCGCGGGCCGGTTCGTCGAGGGCCGCCCGGTGCCGGGCTGGCGCGACCTCGACCTGCCCCGCCGCCCGGTGGTCCTGCACGCCGACGGCGAGGAGTTCTCCCGCGGCAGCGGCAGCCTGGTGCTGGGCGACCCGCGGCTGGCGCTGCACTGGCTGGCGATGGAGCTGCCCCGCCACGGCCGTGCGCTGCGCCCGGGCGACATCGTGACGACGGGCACGGCGACCCCGCCGTGCCCGATCCGCGCGGGCGGCCACGTGGTGGCCGACTTCGGGGAGCTGGGCAGCGTGGAAGTGCGGTTCGCGGCATGA
- a CDS encoding Tex family protein — protein sequence MSVSVEQKIAEELGVREGQVKAAVELLDGGSTVPFIARYRKEVTGMLDDAQLRTLEERLRYLRELDERRLAVLESIRSQGKLDEALEASILAADTKSRLEDIYLPYKPKRRTKAMIAREAGLEPLADGLLNDPNTDPQAAAAVFVDADKGVADAQAALDGARAILVERFAEDADLIGDLREKMWGQGHLVAKVRAGKEEEGAKFSDYFDFSEPYTKLPSHRILAMLRGEKEEVLDLTMAPDEPSDEPQVGPTEYEQRIAAKFGITQQGRPADKWLGDTVRWAWRTKILLHLGIDLRMRLRQAAEDDAVRVFAANLRDLLLAAPAGTRATMGLDPGFRTGVKVAVVDATGKVVDTHVIYPHQPANKWDQSIAELAALAARHQVDLISIGNGTASRETDKLAQELIKKHPELKLTKAVVSEAGASVYSASAFASQELPNMDVSLRGAVSIARRLQDPLAELVKIDPKSIGVGQYQHDLSEVSLSRSLDAVVEDCVNAVGVDVNTASAPLLTRVSGITTGLAENIVAHRDTNGPFRSRMALKEVARLGPKAFEQCAGFLRIPDGDDPLDSSAVHPEAYPVVRRILSKTGTDIRALIGNTRTLSSLRPAEFVDEQFGLPTVTDILSELDKPGRDPRPAFKTATFAEGVEKIGDLKPGMRLEGVVTNVAAFGAFIDVGVHQDGLAHVSALSKNFVKDPREVVKPGDIVKVKVLEVDVPRKRISLTLRLDDEPGAGSGNRGGGGGGRDRGQGGGGGGGGQRRGGSGGGDRRGGGGGRDRGGNSAASGSMADALRRAGFGK from the coding sequence GTGAGCGTGTCGGTCGAGCAGAAGATCGCCGAAGAACTGGGCGTGCGCGAAGGACAGGTCAAGGCCGCCGTCGAACTGCTCGACGGCGGGTCGACCGTGCCGTTCATCGCCCGCTACCGCAAGGAAGTCACCGGCATGCTCGACGACGCGCAGCTGCGCACGCTCGAGGAACGGCTGCGCTACCTGCGGGAACTCGACGAGCGCCGGCTCGCCGTGCTCGAATCCATCCGCAGCCAGGGCAAGCTCGACGAAGCCCTGGAGGCGTCGATCCTCGCCGCGGACACCAAGTCGCGGCTGGAGGACATCTACCTCCCCTACAAGCCGAAGCGCCGCACGAAGGCCATGATCGCGCGCGAAGCGGGTCTCGAACCGCTGGCCGACGGCCTGCTCAACGACCCGAACACCGACCCGCAGGCCGCGGCCGCGGTGTTCGTCGACGCCGACAAGGGTGTCGCGGACGCGCAGGCCGCCCTCGACGGTGCCCGCGCGATCCTCGTCGAGCGCTTCGCCGAGGACGCCGACCTCATCGGTGACCTGCGGGAGAAGATGTGGGGCCAGGGCCACCTGGTCGCCAAGGTCCGGGCCGGCAAGGAGGAGGAAGGCGCGAAGTTCTCCGACTACTTCGACTTCTCCGAGCCGTACACCAAGCTCCCCTCGCACCGGATCCTCGCGATGCTGCGCGGCGAGAAGGAGGAGGTCCTCGACCTCACGATGGCGCCGGACGAGCCCAGCGACGAGCCGCAGGTCGGCCCGACCGAGTACGAGCAGCGCATCGCCGCGAAGTTCGGCATCACCCAGCAGGGGCGGCCTGCCGACAAGTGGCTCGGCGACACCGTCCGCTGGGCGTGGCGCACCAAGATCCTCCTCCACCTGGGCATCGACCTGCGGATGCGGCTGCGCCAGGCGGCCGAGGACGACGCCGTGCGCGTGTTCGCGGCCAACCTGCGCGACCTGCTGCTGGCCGCGCCGGCCGGCACCCGCGCCACCATGGGCCTGGACCCGGGCTTCCGGACCGGCGTCAAGGTGGCCGTCGTGGACGCCACCGGCAAGGTCGTCGACACCCACGTCATCTACCCGCACCAGCCGGCCAACAAGTGGGACCAGTCGATCGCCGAACTCGCGGCACTGGCCGCCCGGCACCAGGTCGACCTGATCTCCATCGGCAACGGCACGGCGTCGCGCGAGACCGACAAGCTCGCGCAGGAACTGATCAAGAAGCACCCCGAGCTGAAGCTGACGAAGGCCGTGGTCTCCGAAGCGGGCGCTTCGGTGTACTCGGCGTCGGCGTTCGCTTCGCAGGAACTGCCGAACATGGACGTCTCCCTGCGCGGCGCGGTCTCGATCGCCCGGCGGCTGCAGGACCCGCTGGCCGAGCTGGTGAAGATCGACCCGAAGTCGATCGGCGTCGGGCAGTACCAGCACGACCTGTCCGAGGTTTCGCTGTCGCGCTCCCTCGACGCGGTGGTCGAAGACTGCGTGAACGCGGTCGGCGTGGACGTCAACACCGCGTCGGCGCCGCTGCTGACCCGGGTTTCGGGCATCACGACGGGCCTGGCGGAGAACATCGTGGCGCACCGCGACACGAACGGGCCGTTCCGCTCCCGGATGGCGCTGAAGGAGGTCGCGCGGCTCGGCCCGAAGGCGTTCGAGCAGTGCGCGGGCTTCCTGCGCATCCCGGACGGCGACGACCCGCTCGACTCGTCGGCCGTGCACCCGGAGGCGTACCCGGTGGTCCGCCGGATCCTGTCCAAGACCGGCACCGACATCCGGGCGCTGATCGGCAACACGCGGACGTTGTCCTCGCTGCGCCCGGCCGAGTTCGTGGACGAGCAGTTCGGCCTCCCGACGGTGACGGACATCCTGTCGGAGCTGGACAAGCCGGGCCGCGACCCCCGCCCGGCCTTCAAGACGGCGACGTTCGCCGAGGGCGTGGAGAAGATCGGCGACCTCAAGCCGGGCATGCGCCTGGAGGGCGTGGTGACGAACGTGGCGGCGTTCGGCGCGTTCATCGACGTGGGCGTGCACCAGGACGGCCTGGCGCACGTTTCGGCGCTGTCGAAGAACTTCGTGAAGGACCCGCGGGAGGTCGTGAAGCCCGGGGACATCGTGAAGGTGAAGGTCCTGGAAGTCGACGTGCCGCGGAAGCGGATCTCGCTGACCCTGCGGCTGGACGACGAGCCGGGCGCCGGCTCGGGCAACCGCGGCGGCGGGGGCGGCGGCCGTGACCGGGGCCAGGGCGGCGGCGGTGGTGGCGGCGGTCAGCGCCGGGGCGGCTCCGGCGGCGGCGACCGACGTGGCGGAGGCGGCGGGCGCGACCGCGGCGGCAACTCCGCGGCGAGCGGGTCCATGGCCGACGCACTGCGGCGGGCCGGGTTCGGCAAGTAG
- a CDS encoding acyl-CoA dehydrogenase, with amino-acid sequence MLLNPRDYDPAHFDAETRRLLRATIDWFEQRGKAKLTEDYHNRTFYADFIEFAGKEGLFSTFLTPAANAGGNPDKRWDTARVAALSEILGFYGLNYWYPWQVTILGLGPVWQSGNAQARERAAAALDAGGVGAFGLSEKDHGADIYSSDMVLTKDGDGYRATGSKYYIGNGNCARTVSVFGRIDGVEGPDQYVFFYADSEHPNYHVVKNVVPSQMYVAEFRLEDYPVAAEDILHVGAEAFSAALNTVNIGKFNLCFGGIGMATHSLYEAITHAHNRVLYGKPVTDFPHVRREFVEAYARLTAMKLFSDRAVDYFRSANPDDRRYLLFNPITKMKVTTEAQKVIGLVADVVAAKGFEADTYLAMSKNDIDGLPKLEGTVAVNLALIAKFMPNYLFAPQEYAPVPTRTDAADDEFLFRQGPARGLSKVRFHDWKTAYAEAAHIPNVALFTEQAGALVKLLTEAAPDEAQQADLDFGLALTELFTLVVYGQLVLEQARITGLDDEVVDQIFAVLVQDFSVAAVDLNGKASSTEAQQAIALAALRKPVVDAERFENVWARVRALSGVYAMQP; translated from the coding sequence ATGCTGCTGAACCCGCGCGACTACGACCCGGCGCACTTCGACGCCGAGACCCGGCGCCTGCTGCGCGCCACCATCGACTGGTTCGAACAGCGCGGCAAGGCGAAGCTGACCGAGGACTACCACAACCGCACCTTCTACGCGGACTTCATCGAGTTCGCGGGCAAGGAAGGCCTGTTCTCGACCTTCCTGACCCCGGCCGCGAACGCCGGCGGCAACCCGGACAAGCGCTGGGACACCGCCCGCGTCGCCGCCCTGTCGGAGATCCTCGGGTTCTACGGCCTGAACTACTGGTACCCGTGGCAGGTCACGATCCTCGGCCTCGGCCCGGTCTGGCAGAGCGGCAACGCACAAGCGCGGGAACGCGCGGCGGCCGCGCTCGACGCCGGCGGCGTCGGCGCCTTCGGACTGTCCGAAAAGGACCACGGCGCCGACATCTACTCCTCCGACATGGTCCTGACCAAGGACGGCGACGGCTACCGCGCCACCGGCTCCAAGTACTACATCGGCAACGGCAACTGCGCCCGCACGGTGTCGGTCTTCGGCCGCATCGACGGCGTCGAAGGCCCCGATCAGTACGTCTTCTTCTACGCCGACTCCGAGCACCCGAACTACCACGTCGTGAAGAACGTGGTGCCGTCGCAGATGTACGTCGCCGAGTTCCGGCTCGAGGACTACCCGGTGGCCGCCGAGGACATCCTGCACGTCGGCGCCGAGGCCTTCAGCGCCGCGCTGAACACCGTCAACATCGGCAAGTTCAACCTCTGCTTCGGCGGCATCGGCATGGCGACGCACTCGCTGTACGAGGCCATCACGCACGCGCACAACCGCGTCCTCTACGGCAAGCCCGTCACCGACTTCCCGCACGTCCGCCGCGAGTTCGTCGAGGCCTACGCGCGGCTGACGGCGATGAAGCTGTTCTCCGACCGCGCCGTCGACTACTTCCGCAGCGCGAACCCGGACGACCGCCGGTACCTGCTGTTCAACCCGATCACCAAGATGAAGGTGACGACCGAGGCGCAGAAGGTGATCGGCCTGGTCGCCGACGTCGTCGCGGCCAAGGGCTTCGAGGCCGACACCTACCTGGCGATGTCCAAGAACGACATCGACGGCCTGCCGAAGCTCGAGGGCACGGTGGCCGTCAACCTGGCGCTGATCGCGAAGTTCATGCCGAACTACCTCTTCGCGCCGCAGGAGTACGCCCCGGTGCCGACCCGCACCGACGCCGCGGACGACGAGTTCCTCTTCCGCCAGGGCCCGGCGCGCGGCCTGTCGAAGGTCCGCTTCCACGACTGGAAGACCGCCTACGCCGAAGCCGCGCACATCCCGAACGTCGCGCTGTTCACCGAGCAGGCCGGCGCCCTGGTCAAGCTGCTCACCGAGGCGGCGCCGGACGAGGCGCAGCAGGCCGACCTCGACTTCGGGCTCGCGCTGACCGAGCTGTTCACGCTCGTCGTGTACGGCCAGCTCGTCCTGGAGCAGGCCCGGATCACCGGCCTGGACGACGAGGTCGTCGACCAGATCTTCGCGGTGCTGGTGCAGGACTTCAGCGTCGCGGCGGTGGACCTCAACGGCAAGGCGAGCTCCACCGAGGCGCAGCAGGCGATCGCCCTGGCCGCGCTGCGCAAGCCGGTGGTGGACGCCGAGCGGTTCGAGAACGTCTGGGCGCGGGTGCGGGCGCTGTCCGGGGTCTACGCTATGCAGCCGTGA
- a CDS encoding YwqG family protein, which produces MTSWRDRLDTLAHQQLPAEVASAWTALARPGIRLVPGGDGPRVGRIGGAPRMPADLPWPEWPGRGPLDFVAAVDCAALPREFLSIPLPEAGTLLFFSFDGFRRGSDDEPRLEDVEGHRVLYVPAGVPVVERTAPEGPVPYPAHDLSAEVVATAPEREHILLDQTTIASGESLDEAVETVEIPGGHSESDVFGVLAAQARGGGREHQVGGFAAPVQGAVEIEIAAEVLGDHQDPRLAEEAACWVLLAQIDSDDKTDMTWGDAGMLYWLIRTDDLEAGRFDRAKCTLQCG; this is translated from the coding sequence GTGACGTCCTGGAGAGATCGACTCGACACCCTTGCCCATCAGCAGCTGCCCGCCGAAGTGGCTTCCGCCTGGACCGCGCTGGCCCGCCCGGGCATCCGCCTGGTGCCCGGCGGCGACGGCCCGCGCGTGGGCCGGATCGGTGGCGCGCCGCGCATGCCCGCGGACCTGCCGTGGCCCGAGTGGCCGGGGCGCGGCCCCCTTGACTTCGTGGCCGCGGTGGACTGCGCGGCGCTGCCCCGGGAGTTCCTGAGCATCCCATTGCCCGAGGCGGGCACGCTGCTGTTCTTCTCCTTCGACGGGTTCCGCCGGGGCTCCGACGACGAGCCGCGGTTGGAGGACGTCGAAGGCCACCGGGTGCTCTACGTCCCGGCGGGCGTGCCGGTCGTCGAGCGGACGGCGCCCGAAGGTCCCGTCCCGTACCCGGCCCACGACCTTTCCGCCGAGGTGGTGGCGACGGCTCCGGAGCGCGAGCACATCCTGCTCGACCAGACGACGATCGCGAGCGGGGAGTCACTCGACGAAGCGGTCGAGACGGTGGAGATCCCCGGCGGCCACTCGGAGTCCGACGTGTTCGGCGTGCTGGCCGCGCAGGCCAGGGGCGGGGGCCGCGAGCACCAGGTCGGCGGGTTCGCCGCCCCTGTACAGGGTGCGGTGGAGATCGAGATCGCCGCCGAGGTGCTCGGGGACCACCAGGATCCCCGCCTGGCCGAGGAGGCGGCCTGCTGGGTGCTGCTCGCCCAGATCGACAGCGACGACAAAACCGACATGACCTGGGGCGACGCCGGAATGCTCTACTGGCTCATCCGCACCGACGACCTCGAGGCAGGCCGCTTCGACCGCGCGAAGTGCACCCTGCAGTGCGGCTGA
- a CDS encoding chitinase: MVPKVRFALLSLLSVVTLSLGVTFVLAGSASAANILANPGFEAGTASWTCSGASAAVSTPVHSGSRALSATPSSSDNAQCAQTLTVSPNTAYKLSAWVQGSYVYLGVSGSATTSTWTPGTSGYQQLSLSFTTGSSTSLTVYLHGWYGQPAYYADDVSLDGPGTPPTTTPTTPTTTPTTPTTPPTTTTTTPPTQGDLPKHVLTGYWQNFYNGAKALKLADVPTKYNIIAVSFADATGTPGAVSFTLDSGLSSQLGGYTDAQFKADVKTVQARGQKVIISVGGQNGTISVGDSTSATNFANSVKSLIANYGFDGVDIDLENGINATYMGQALRSIYNGGGKVITMAPQTIDMQSTAGGYFQLALNIKDILTIVNMQYYNSGSMNGCNGNVYSQGTVDFLTALACIQLQGGLRADQVGLGLPASPQAAGGGYQAPANTVSALNCLARGTSCGSFKPSTTYPSIRGAMTWSINWDASQGYAFANTVSAGLAGLP, encoded by the coding sequence GTGGTCCCCAAGGTCCGCTTTGCTCTGCTTTCCTTACTTTCGGTGGTGACGCTGTCTCTCGGCGTGACATTCGTGCTCGCCGGCAGCGCGTCGGCGGCGAACATCCTGGCCAACCCCGGCTTCGAGGCCGGTACCGCGAGCTGGACGTGCAGCGGCGCGTCGGCCGCGGTGAGCACGCCGGTGCACAGCGGGAGCCGCGCGTTGAGCGCGACGCCGTCGTCGTCGGACAACGCCCAGTGCGCGCAGACGCTCACCGTCTCGCCGAACACGGCGTACAAGCTGTCCGCCTGGGTCCAGGGCAGCTACGTCTACCTCGGCGTCTCCGGTTCGGCGACGACCAGCACGTGGACGCCCGGCACCAGCGGCTACCAGCAGCTGTCGCTGAGCTTCACGACCGGTTCGAGCACGTCGCTGACGGTGTACCTGCACGGCTGGTACGGCCAGCCGGCGTACTACGCCGATGACGTCAGCCTCGACGGCCCGGGCACCCCGCCGACGACTACGCCGACGACGCCCACCACGACTCCGACCACCCCCACCACTCCGCCGACGACGACCACGACGACGCCGCCGACCCAGGGTGACCTGCCGAAGCACGTCCTGACGGGCTACTGGCAGAACTTCTACAACGGCGCCAAGGCGCTGAAGCTGGCCGACGTCCCGACGAAGTACAACATCATCGCGGTGTCCTTCGCGGACGCGACGGGCACGCCCGGCGCGGTGAGCTTCACGCTCGACTCGGGGTTGTCGTCGCAGCTCGGCGGCTACACGGACGCCCAGTTCAAGGCGGACGTGAAGACGGTACAGGCCCGCGGCCAGAAGGTGATCATCTCGGTCGGCGGCCAGAACGGCACGATCAGCGTCGGCGACTCGACGTCGGCCACCAACTTCGCCAACAGCGTGAAGTCGCTGATCGCGAACTACGGCTTCGACGGCGTCGACATCGACCTCGAGAACGGCATCAACGCCACGTACATGGGCCAGGCGCTGCGCAGCATCTACAACGGCGGCGGCAAGGTGATCACGATGGCCCCGCAGACGATCGACATGCAGTCCACGGCGGGCGGCTACTTCCAGCTGGCGCTGAACATCAAGGACATCCTGACGATCGTCAACATGCAGTACTACAACTCGGGCTCGATGAACGGCTGCAACGGCAACGTGTACTCGCAGGGCACGGTCGACTTCCTGACGGCGCTGGCCTGCATCCAGCTCCAGGGCGGCCTGCGAGCCGACCAGGTCGGCCTGGGCCTCCCAGCGTCCCCCCAGGCGGCGGGCGGCGGCTACCAGGCCCCGGCGAACACGGTGTCGGCGCTGAACTGCCTGGCCCGCGGAACATCGTGCGGCAGCTTCAAGCCGTCGACGACGTACCCGTCGATCAGGGGCGCGATGACGTGGTCGATCAACTGGGACGCGTCGCAGGGGTACGCGTTCGCCAACACGGTGTCGGCGGGGCTCGCGGGACTGCCGTAG
- a CDS encoding nitroreductase family deazaflavin-dependent oxidoreductase, protein MTRKAANVVVQALLARGIPINGSTGFLLTTRGRKSGEDRTTPVNVIEVDGERWLVSPYGRVGWVHNLRADATARLWRGRRRETWEVEEPDAATAGRVLRAYVRKIPVTAPFFDAKLTDPAEAFAAEADRHPVFRLARSRS, encoded by the coding sequence GTGACGCGGAAGGCCGCGAACGTCGTCGTGCAGGCGCTGCTGGCGCGCGGGATCCCGATCAACGGCAGCACCGGGTTCCTGCTCACCACGCGCGGGCGCAAGAGCGGCGAGGACCGGACCACGCCGGTCAACGTCATCGAGGTCGACGGCGAGCGGTGGCTCGTGTCGCCGTACGGGCGGGTCGGCTGGGTGCACAACCTGCGCGCCGACGCCACCGCCCGGCTGTGGCGCGGCCGCCGTCGCGAGACGTGGGAGGTCGAAGAACCCGACGCCGCCACGGCGGGCCGCGTGCTGCGGGCCTACGTCCGCAAGATCCCGGTGACGGCGCCGTTCTTCGACGCGAAGCTGACCGACCCGGCCGAGGCCTTCGCCGCGGAAGCCGATCGACACCCGGTGTTCCGGTTGGCAAGATCGCGGTCGTGA
- a CDS encoding DEAD/DEAH box helicase has product MSTFAELGLPTPLVAALATQGVTEPFPIQAATLPHTLAGRDVLGRGRTGSGKTYGFVLPVLARLAAGPTRRKPGRPRALILAPTRELATQIEASILPLARPLGLKATTIFGGVSANPQITRLRDGVDIVVACPGRLADHMRSGHVKLDAVEITVLDEADHMADLGFLPEVRRIMDATPERGQRLLFSATLDNGVDVLVKRFMDDPVLHSVDSAQSPVATMEHHVLHLEETHRLPVLVDLTAAPGRTLVFTRTKSRAKALTRKLNASGVPAVELHGNLGQNARTRNLEAFSSGTARTLVATDIAARGIHVDDVRLVIHADPPVEHKAYLHRSGRTARAGASGTVVTLMTDAQVRDVRDLTRKAGIQPTTTQLGPGHPLLAELAPGERTFSKAPAVDNRPKKVSATGAAPGGGRGRRSAAPKENRGGQRARAAVQEKQRSAGSGSRRSDGAAAAGGSSRRSGAPAASGGARRSGGAAAASGGARGTAAASGGARRSGGAAGTGGNRRSGSGGAAAFSAGTRAGGRRSR; this is encoded by the coding sequence ATGAGCACTTTCGCTGAACTCGGCCTGCCCACCCCGCTCGTGGCCGCGCTGGCCACCCAGGGTGTGACCGAGCCGTTCCCCATCCAGGCGGCGACCCTGCCGCACACCCTCGCCGGGCGTGACGTCCTCGGCCGCGGCCGCACCGGCTCGGGCAAGACGTACGGTTTCGTGCTGCCCGTGCTGGCCCGCCTCGCCGCGGGCCCGACGCGGCGCAAGCCGGGCCGCCCCCGCGCGCTGATCCTGGCGCCGACGCGCGAGCTCGCGACGCAGATCGAGGCGTCGATCCTGCCCCTGGCCCGTCCCCTGGGCCTCAAGGCGACCACCATCTTCGGCGGCGTCAGCGCCAACCCGCAGATCACCCGGTTGCGTGACGGCGTCGACATCGTCGTCGCCTGCCCCGGCCGGCTCGCCGACCACATGCGCTCCGGCCACGTGAAGCTCGACGCCGTCGAGATCACGGTCCTGGACGAGGCCGACCACATGGCCGACCTGGGCTTCCTGCCCGAGGTCCGCCGGATCATGGACGCCACCCCCGAGCGCGGCCAGCGGCTGCTGTTCTCGGCGACCCTGGACAACGGCGTGGACGTGCTGGTCAAGCGCTTCATGGACGACCCGGTGCTGCACAGCGTCGACTCGGCGCAGTCCCCGGTGGCGACGATGGAGCACCACGTCCTCCACCTGGAGGAGACCCACCGCCTGCCGGTGCTGGTCGACCTGACGGCGGCGCCCGGGCGCACGCTGGTGTTCACCCGGACGAAGAGCCGCGCGAAGGCGCTCACGCGGAAGCTGAACGCTTCGGGCGTCCCGGCGGTGGAGCTGCACGGCAACCTGGGCCAGAACGCACGGACACGCAACCTGGAGGCGTTCTCGTCCGGGACGGCCCGCACCCTGGTGGCGACGGACATCGCGGCCCGCGGCATCCACGTCGACGACGTCCGGTTGGTCATCCACGCGGACCCGCCGGTGGAGCACAAGGCGTACCTGCACCGTTCGGGCCGCACGGCGCGCGCCGGGGCGTCGGGCACGGTGGTGACGTTGATGACGGACGCCCAGGTCCGCGACGTCCGCGACCTGACGCGCAAGGCGGGCATCCAGCCGACGACGACCCAGCTCGGCCCGGGTCACCCGCTGCTGGCGGAGCTGGCCCCGGGCGAGCGGACGTTCTCGAAGGCCCCGGCGGTGGACAACCGCCCGAAGAAGGTATCGGCGACCGGCGCGGCACCAGGTGGTGGCCGCGGTCGCCGGAGTGCGGCGCCGAAGGAGAACCGCGGCGGACAGCGCGCGCGGGCGGCGGTGCAGGAAAAGCAGCGTTCGGCCGGGTCCGGTTCGCGCCGCTCGGACGGCGCAGCCGCCGCGGGCGGTTCCTCCCGTCGGTCGGGCGCACCCGCTGCTTCGGGCGGCGCACGGCGGTCGGGCGGCGCGGCCGCCGCTTCGGGCGGCGCACGGGGCACGGCGGCTGCTTCGGGCGGTGCACGGCGCTCCGGCGGCGCAGCCGGCACGGGCGGCAACCGCCGATCGGGTTCGGGCGGCGCGGCGGCGTTTTCGGCCGGCACCCGGGCCGGCGGGCGACGCTCGCGCTGA